A portion of the Streptomyces sp. NBC_00376 genome contains these proteins:
- a CDS encoding MCE family protein yields MRMKRIVGIGAGLAVVAVAATTGVMAMDDEGTTTVTAYFDQATGVYAGSDLRILGVRVGRVESVTPRGKEVEVTLRVDKGVKVPKEAHAVVVAPSLVADRYIQLAPAYDGGPELASGAVLPAANNATPVEVDQLYDSITELSKALGPEGANADGALSGLLDTGAKNLDGNGKAIGDSIEQFGKATRTLDNSSGNLFDTLSYLQTFTTMLKDNDGNVRAAEQQLNSVTGFLADDKENLGAALKELGTALAQVKGFIQKNRGALKANVDALVPLTQTLVDQRASLAESMDTLPLAAGNVVNAYDPVNRTLNGRTNLNELSMGPLTGATGIAGLTPVDSARRKTLPTLPLPAVGTVYGTPAKTATEKKGANR; encoded by the coding sequence ATGAGAATGAAGCGCATCGTCGGCATCGGCGCCGGACTCGCCGTGGTGGCCGTCGCGGCCACCACCGGCGTGATGGCCATGGACGACGAGGGAACGACGACCGTCACCGCCTACTTCGACCAGGCCACCGGCGTCTACGCCGGATCGGACCTGCGGATCCTCGGCGTCAGGGTCGGCCGGGTCGAATCGGTCACGCCCCGGGGCAAGGAGGTCGAGGTGACCCTCCGCGTCGACAAGGGCGTCAAGGTCCCCAAGGAGGCGCACGCCGTGGTCGTCGCCCCCAGCCTCGTCGCCGACCGCTACATCCAGCTCGCCCCCGCCTACGACGGCGGACCGGAGCTCGCGTCGGGCGCCGTACTGCCGGCCGCGAACAACGCCACACCCGTCGAGGTGGACCAGCTGTACGACTCCATCACGGAGCTGTCCAAGGCGCTCGGCCCGGAAGGAGCCAACGCCGACGGCGCACTGTCCGGACTCCTCGACACCGGCGCCAAGAACCTCGACGGCAACGGCAAGGCCATCGGGGACTCCATCGAGCAGTTCGGCAAGGCCACCAGGACGCTCGACAACAGCAGCGGGAACCTCTTCGACACGCTGTCCTACCTCCAGACCTTCACCACCATGCTGAAGGACAACGACGGCAACGTGCGGGCCGCCGAACAGCAGCTCAACTCGGTCACCGGCTTCCTCGCCGACGACAAGGAGAACCTCGGTGCCGCACTGAAGGAACTCGGCACCGCACTCGCGCAGGTCAAGGGCTTCATCCAGAAGAACCGCGGCGCCCTGAAGGCGAACGTGGACGCACTGGTGCCGCTCACCCAGACCCTGGTCGACCAGCGGGCCTCGCTCGCCGAGTCGATGGACACCCTGCCGCTCGCCGCGGGCAACGTCGTCAACGCCTACGACCCGGTCAACCGCACCCTCAACGGCCGCACCAACCTCAACGAGCTCTCCATGGGACCGCTCACCGGTGCCACCGGAATCGCCGGCCTCACCCCGGTGGACAGCGCACGGCGCAAGACGCTGCCCACCCTGCCGCTCCCGGCCGTAGGCACCGTCTACGGCACCCCGGCGAAGACCGCCACGGAGAAGAAGGGGGCGAACCGATGA
- a CDS encoding MCE family protein, with the protein MSRTLRRPGPRTTGIAAVLAVGVGLALVVTSSGLPSFTGIDQVPLPGGADLGDHPYEITAEFADVLSLAPQASVKVNDVAVGRVTKVSLGSGSWNAKVTMRVNGKVELPANAYAHLEQSSLLGEKYIQLAAPARGTAQGRLADGDRIPLTRTNRNPEVEEVFGALSMLLNGGGVNQLKTITTELNKALAGREPQMRSMLGRVNTLVTNLDGHKKDITDALDGVNRLSATLATRKQDVGTVLTGLSPGLKVLEKQRGSLLTMLRSLDTLSTVAVDTVNRSKADMIADLKALAPSLKALADSGRDLPDSLQVLLTYPFTDEVLRGVKGDYLNVYLDLTAVPGTRIIPSIVPEETPETGAASSRSGQALPLPLPQVPTAGTNGSSR; encoded by the coding sequence ATGAGCCGTACGCTGCGCAGACCCGGGCCCCGCACGACCGGCATCGCCGCGGTGCTGGCCGTGGGCGTCGGCCTGGCCCTCGTCGTCACCTCGTCCGGCCTGCCCTCGTTCACCGGGATCGACCAGGTGCCGCTGCCCGGCGGCGCCGACCTCGGCGACCACCCGTACGAGATCACCGCGGAATTCGCCGACGTACTCAGCCTCGCCCCGCAGGCATCGGTCAAGGTAAACGATGTCGCCGTCGGCCGGGTCACCAAGGTCTCCCTGGGCTCGGGCAGCTGGAACGCCAAGGTCACCATGCGGGTCAACGGCAAGGTCGAACTGCCCGCCAACGCCTACGCCCATCTGGAACAGTCCAGCCTCCTCGGCGAGAAGTACATCCAGCTCGCCGCCCCGGCACGCGGCACCGCGCAGGGCAGACTCGCCGACGGGGACCGGATCCCGCTGACCCGGACCAACCGGAACCCCGAGGTCGAAGAGGTCTTCGGCGCCCTGTCGATGCTGCTCAACGGCGGTGGCGTCAACCAGCTCAAGACCATCACCACCGAGCTCAACAAGGCGCTCGCCGGACGCGAACCCCAGATGCGCTCCATGCTCGGCCGGGTCAACACCCTCGTGACCAACCTGGACGGCCACAAGAAGGACATCACCGACGCCCTCGACGGGGTGAACCGGCTCTCCGCCACCCTCGCCACCCGCAAACAGGACGTCGGCACGGTCCTCACCGGGCTCAGCCCCGGCCTGAAGGTCCTGGAGAAGCAGCGCGGCTCGCTCCTCACCATGCTGCGCTCGCTCGACACCCTCTCCACCGTGGCAGTCGACACGGTCAACAGGAGCAAGGCCGACATGATCGCCGACCTCAAGGCCCTCGCCCCCAGCCTCAAGGCGCTCGCCGACTCCGGACGCGACCTGCCCGACTCCCTCCAGGTGCTGCTCACCTACCCGTTCACCGACGAGGTGCTGCGCGGGGTGAAGGGCGACTACCTCAACGTCTACCTGGATCTGACGGCCGTGCCCGGCACCCGGATCATCCCGTCGATCGTCCCGGAGGAAACTCCGGAGACCGGCGCCGCTTCGAGCCGGTCCGGGCAGGCACTGCCGCTGCCCCTTCCCCAGGTCCCGACGGCGGGCACGAACGGGAGCAGCCGATGA
- a CDS encoding MCE family protein, translated as MRIKPVRERNPVAVAVVGLVVLALIGLGAYRVDSLPFIGGGTTYSADFTESAGLSEGDEVRVAGVKVGEVTSVSLDGPKVKVGFKVKDVWIGNSSTVGIAIKTLLGEKYLAVDPLGDAPQDPDERIGASRTTSPYDVTQAFNGLGETIGEIDTAQLAKSFETISATFKDSPPDVKSAAEGLSALSKTVSERDAQLATLLKGSKQLTKTLADKKSSFETLLEDGNLLLGEIQARRDSIHQLLTGTKNLGTQLTGLVKDNNKQLKPTLDSLGRVTAVLVKNRKSLDKVLSLAGSYSRLVGNTLGSGRWFDNYVCGVVPKEYVPAGTPAGAECKPPKQQGGR; from the coding sequence ATGAGGATCAAACCCGTACGGGAACGCAACCCCGTCGCCGTGGCCGTCGTGGGGCTGGTCGTGCTCGCCCTCATCGGCCTGGGCGCCTACCGCGTCGACTCGCTGCCCTTCATCGGCGGCGGCACCACCTACAGCGCCGACTTCACCGAGTCCGCCGGACTGAGCGAGGGCGACGAGGTACGCGTCGCCGGAGTGAAGGTCGGCGAGGTCACCAGCGTCTCGCTCGACGGCCCCAAGGTGAAGGTCGGCTTCAAGGTCAAGGACGTCTGGATCGGCAACTCCTCCACCGTGGGCATCGCCATCAAGACCCTGCTCGGCGAGAAGTACCTCGCCGTCGACCCGCTGGGCGACGCCCCGCAGGACCCGGACGAGCGCATCGGGGCGAGCCGCACCACCTCCCCGTACGACGTCACCCAGGCGTTCAACGGACTCGGCGAGACCATCGGCGAGATCGACACCGCACAGCTCGCCAAGAGCTTCGAGACGATCTCCGCCACCTTCAAGGACTCCCCGCCGGACGTGAAGAGCGCGGCCGAAGGGCTGTCCGCCCTCTCGAAGACCGTCTCCGAACGGGACGCCCAGCTCGCCACCCTCCTCAAGGGCAGCAAGCAACTCACCAAGACCCTGGCCGACAAGAAGAGCAGCTTCGAAACCCTGCTGGAGGACGGCAACCTGCTCCTCGGCGAGATCCAGGCCCGCCGCGACTCCATCCACCAGCTGCTCACCGGCACCAAGAACCTGGGCACCCAGCTCACCGGCCTGGTGAAGGACAACAACAAACAGCTGAAGCCCACCCTGGACTCGCTCGGCCGGGTCACCGCCGTACTGGTGAAGAACCGCAAGAGCCTCGACAAGGTGCTCTCGCTCGCCGGCTCGTACAGCCGGCTCGTCGGCAACACCCTCGGCAGCGGCCGCTGGTTCGACAACTACGTCTGCGGAGTCGTCCCGAAGGAGTACGTGCCCGCGGGCACCCCCGCCGGGGCCGAGTGCAAGCCACCCAAGCAGCAAGGCGGCCGCTGA